Proteins encoded within one genomic window of Cyanobacterium sp. HL-69:
- the parA-3 gene encoding plasmid partitioning protein ParA, producing MYKQDCPCFVPLALAGGQGKSTVALMLGRILARKGLPVLFIDADPQASLTAFLEVEPPDDHPTLLEVITNGEDKVPLYSAIHPVPNEDNLFIIPATDQLENANHYLAASGMSLTILKQRIYQVGVNIDPEYKIARNFAMVIIDPPPERSHLALTSMGAGTCWAIPAEANVKGVQSLVRTLDLLKTYQALLSNSTMVGVIPFRAKWVGLNPTKTTKESIAVMEELVGKELMLPNLLESDIYKRAINEQVLPRDIGKEDLEYPITSLLDKIQPYLSADVTSVINNHEPTR from the coding sequence ATGTATAAACAAGACTGTCCCTGTTTTGTACCTCTGGCATTGGCAGGAGGTCAAGGGAAATCTACGGTGGCATTAATGTTGGGCAGAATCTTAGCAAGGAAGGGATTACCCGTATTATTCATTGATGCTGACCCTCAAGCGAGTTTAACTGCTTTTTTAGAGGTTGAACCCCCTGATGACCACCCCACTCTCTTAGAGGTGATTACCAATGGAGAGGATAAAGTTCCCCTCTACAGTGCTATTCATCCTGTACCTAATGAGGATAATCTATTTATTATTCCCGCCACTGACCAGTTAGAAAATGCTAATCATTATTTAGCTGCTTCTGGCATGAGTCTTACTATTCTCAAACAAAGGATTTATCAAGTAGGGGTTAATATTGACCCTGAATATAAGATTGCTCGTAACTTTGCCATGGTCATCATTGACCCACCCCCAGAGCGATCGCACTTAGCCCTAACATCCATGGGGGCAGGTACTTGTTGGGCAATTCCCGCAGAAGCTAATGTGAAGGGGGTACAATCTCTAGTGAGAACTTTAGACTTACTCAAAACTTATCAAGCACTATTGAGCAATAGTACTATGGTGGGAGTGATACCATTTCGCGCTAAATGGGTGGGGTTAAATCCGACTAAAACCACTAAGGAAAGTATTGCGGTGATGGAGGAGTTAGTGGGTAAAGAATTAATGCTTCCTAACCTCCTTGAAAGTGATATTTACAAACGAGCAATCAATGAGCAAGTATTACCAAGGGATATAGGAAAAGAAGACCTAGAATATCCCATCACTAGCTTACTCGACAAAATTCAACCCTATTTATCCGCAGATGTTACTTCAGTAATTAATAATCATGAGCCTACTAGATAA
- the tnp2 gene encoding group IS10 transposase: MNQVNLLRDTLKQHLPWHGARLNFLALFLMALIRVRTVDLTSLSLAFCTSAKPESSYKRLQRFFAQFDLNFTQVAKTIVKLMKIPQPWVLSIDRTQWNFGSTCFNIFVLGVVHNGGNIGFVS, from the coding sequence ATGAATCAGGTTAACTTACTTCGGGATACTTTGAAACAACATTTACCATGGCATGGTGCAAGACTCAATTTTCTGGCATTATTCTTGATGGCACTAATTAGAGTGCGCACCGTTGACTTAACGAGCCTTTCCCTAGCTTTTTGCACATCTGCCAAACCAGAATCAAGTTATAAAAGATTACAGAGATTTTTTGCTCAGTTTGACCTAAATTTTACTCAGGTAGCTAAAACTATCGTCAAACTGATGAAAATACCTCAACCATGGGTATTAAGTATCGATAGAACTCAGTGGAATTTTGGTTCAACTTGTTTTAACATTTTTGTTTTGGGGGTTGTGCATAATGGGGGAAACATAGGGTTTGTGTCATGA